A stretch of the Solanum dulcamara chromosome 6, daSolDulc1.2, whole genome shotgun sequence genome encodes the following:
- the LOC129893036 gene encoding defensin D1-like: MAKHTIFLALLFCIFLVAATEIQMAEGKYCWKKSDKWNGPCQYSYKCSHHCKHYYGAKYGICKKYKPWGHKYYWAKYACYCYSPCHY; the protein is encoded by the exons ATGGCAAAGCATACTATTTTTCTCGCCCTTCTCTTCTGCATCTTCCTTGTTGCTGCAACTG AAATACAAATGGCAGAAGGCAAATATTGTTGGAAAAAAAGTGACAAGTGGAATGGGCCTTGTCAATACTCTTACAAATGTAGTCATCATTGCAAGCACTACTATGGAGCTAAATATGGTATCTGTAAGAAGTACAAACCATGGGGTCACAAATATTACTGGGCAAAGTATGCTTGCTACTGCTACTCACCTtgccactactaa